Within the Defluviitalea raffinosedens genome, the region AAAAAAATCTCCAATTGAAATAGTACCCCGAGAGCAAACCAATACCCAGGAAAATCTGCAGGATATGGATCAGAATCAAAATGTAGATGTAAAGCCAGCCCAATTTGTATCTGTAACAGTGAACAATCAGATTGAAAACTTTACAGGTAAAATAACTGGATATGTGTATAAGGAAAGGGATGAAGCATATCCTTATCCCATAAACATTATCCTTTATTTCGGTAATTATAGAAAGTATCCGATAGATCAAAAAGTTTTAGATAAAAATTTGGAGTTTGCTTTTGAAGAATTACCTCCCGGATTCTATATGATTGAATTAAATAGTGATGGACAATTATTAAAAAGGATTCCGAATATAAAGATATTACCCAATCAAAACATCCATCAATCTATTATTTTAGAGTAAAGCCTATTATTAATAAAAACCTCCTAAAAAAGATTATTGATATTGCCTCAAAATTCTTTTTAGGAGGTTCACTGTTATAAAAGATATTTCTTACTCTTGCTGATTTGCATTAGACTCATTTATATCTACATCATTATTTATATCTGAATCATGAAGAATTTCTTTTATACCTTTGATTGAGCCTAACAGACTAACTGCTTCTGAAGGAAGAACAAGTTTGCTGGATTTTCCGTCAGCAATTTTTTCCAGAGCTTCCATTGAACGGATGGCAAGTACAGCTTCATTGGGTTCGCTTTCTTTAATAGCCATGTATAGTTTTTTAAGACCTTCTGCTTTGGCTGCTTGAACAGCAAGAAATGCTTCAGCTTCCCCTTGCGCTCGAAGAATTTGAGACAGCTTTTCTCCTTCAGCTCGTCTGATATTTGCTTCTTTTTCAGCTTCAGCCTTAAGAATTGCGGATTCCTTGCTTCCTTCTGCTTCCAGAATGGCAGCGCTTTTTTGCCCTTCCGCTCTTAAAATAGCTTCTCTTCTTTGGCGTTCCGCACGCATTTGCTTTTCCATAGCATCTTGAATGTCTTTTGGAGGATTAATATTTTTAAGTTCTACTCTGTTTACTTTAATTCCCCATTTATCTGTGGCTTCATCAAGAATAGAGCGAAGTTTTGAATTGATGATATCTCTTGATGTAAGGGTTTCATCTAAATCCAGTTCTCCAATAATGTTTCTAAGTGTCGTTGCTGTAAGATATTCTATTGCAGAAATTGGATTTGCGATCTCATAGGTATAAAATATTGGATCGGTAACTTTGTAATAAACTACTGTATCAATTTGCATGGTAACATTGTCTTTTGTAATCACAGGCTGTGGTGGAAAATCTATTACTCTTTCTCTTAAATCTATGATCGTTCTCATGGAATCAATGAAAGGTACTAAGAAGTTAATACCTGTTTCAGCTTTCCTATGAAATTTTCCTAGGCGTTCAACAATTCCAACACTGGATTGTCGTATAATTCGGATACTTGAAAAGGCAAGGATCACTATAAATAATAAAATTATTAAAAAAGCAAGAATAGCGTAAGCCATATTCATTCCTCCTATTATTTTAATTTATTTTGAATTTTAACTCAGTTTAGGGTAACATCTGGACTTACTATTAATTTTACCCCTTTTACCTCAAAAACTATAATCTTAGTATTTACTGCAATAATTTCATCATTAGCTGACAAAGCGGACCATATTTCTCCCTGAACTTTTACTTGTCCTGTTCCTTTGCTATTATTAATCTCCTCTATAACAACTCCTTGGGCATTTTTTAATGCATCTATATTGGTTTTATAAGAGGGTTTAGATGTAATAAAATTTTTTGTAATTTTATGAGTCAAAATAAGCAGTATAGTAGAAATAATCAAGAAGACTGAAAACTGAATGATAAAGTTAGAAGTTAGCAAAGACGCAATCAGTGCTCCGATGGCACCTGCAGAAAACCAAATCATGAAAAAACTTGTATTAGCCATCTCGATGATTGCAAATCCAATTGCTAATATGAGCCATATTAGCCACATTAATTCCACATTACCACCTCCCAAATATTAATAAGTGTAGAGCGACACTCTATGATTTATTATAATCTATACAGCAATCTTTGTCAATGATTTTTCATAGTATTTATATTTTATGTATTGAATTAAACATAAATGTTTCTATTTTTTATGGTATAATTTGATTTAATATTAAAGAAACAAAGGAGGCTAAATATGAAAAAATATGGATTTATTGGTGCAGGAAATATGGGATATGCTATGTTGAAAGGTTTAATCAAGGATGGGAAAAAGGATGATATTATTTTTACAGATGCATCCAAGGAAAGAATCCAATGGATTAAAAATCAATTAGATATAGAACCATGCAGTGGCAATAAAGATCTGGTAAATGGCGCAAAATACATAGTATTAGCCATAAAGCCACAATATTATGCTTCTGTATTAGAAGAAATAAAAGAAGCAGTGAATCATAGCCATATCATTATTAGTATTGCACCAGGGATTACCATTGATTCGATTAAAAAGCAACTGTCAAATAAGATAAAAATTGTTCGTGCCATGCCAAACACTCCCGCGTTAATCGGAGAAGGAATGAGTGCAGTAAGTTTTTCTGATGATGCATTTAGCAAAGAAGAAAGAGAAGACATCATTCAATTCTTTTCTTCTTTTGGAGTAATGGAAGAAATAGAAGAAAAGTTAATGAATGCAGTTGTACCCATATCGGGCAGTTCTCCTGCCTATGTATATATGATGATTGAAGCCATGGCAGATGCCGGAGTTTTGGCGGGACTTCCAAGAAAATTGGCATATACATTAGCCTCCCAAAGCGTTTTAGGCTCTGCTAAAATGGTGTTAGAAACAGGTAATCATCCTGGGGAGTTAAAAGATGCGGTTTGCTCTCCAGGCGGTACTACGATTGAAGCAGTGGCTGCATTAGAAAAATCTGGTTTCAGAAGCAGTATTATTGAGGCAA harbors:
- a CDS encoding SPFH domain-containing protein; amino-acid sequence: MAYAILAFLIILLFIVILAFSSIRIIRQSSVGIVERLGKFHRKAETGINFLVPFIDSMRTIIDLRERVIDFPPQPVITKDNVTMQIDTVVYYKVTDPIFYTYEIANPISAIEYLTATTLRNIIGELDLDETLTSRDIINSKLRSILDEATDKWGIKVNRVELKNINPPKDIQDAMEKQMRAERQRREAILRAEGQKSAAILEAEGSKESAILKAEAEKEANIRRAEGEKLSQILRAQGEAEAFLAVQAAKAEGLKKLYMAIKESEPNEAVLAIRSMEALEKIADGKSSKLVLPSEAVSLLGSIKGIKEILHDSDINNDVDINESNANQQE
- the proC gene encoding pyrroline-5-carboxylate reductase; its protein translation is MKKYGFIGAGNMGYAMLKGLIKDGKKDDIIFTDASKERIQWIKNQLDIEPCSGNKDLVNGAKYIVLAIKPQYYASVLEEIKEAVNHSHIIISIAPGITIDSIKKQLSNKIKIVRAMPNTPALIGEGMSAVSFSDDAFSKEEREDIIQFFSSFGVMEEIEEKLMNAVVPISGSSPAYVYMMIEAMADAGVLAGLPRKLAYTLASQSVLGSAKMVLETGNHPGELKDAVCSPGGTTIEAVAALEKSGFRSSIIEAMNACFEKTKKMG
- a CDS encoding NfeD family protein; the protein is MWLIWLILAIGFAIIEMANTSFFMIWFSAGAIGALIASLLTSNFIIQFSVFLIISTILLILTHKITKNFITSKPSYKTNIDALKNAQGVVIEEINNSKGTGQVKVQGEIWSALSANDEIIAVNTKIIVFEVKGVKLIVSPDVTLN